The Microlunatus soli genome contains the following window.
CAGCGGGTAATCGCACTGCTCGGCCAGCTGTTCGTAGGCCTTGACCATCACCACCGGGTCGTGGTGCTTGACCGAGATCTTGAAGTCGCGGAAGCCGTGCTCCTCGAACAGGCTGGCCTCCCACAACGCGGACTCCACCAGCGCCTCGGGGGTGGCCTTGCCGTGCTTGGCCAACAGCCGCTTGTCCAAGGAGCCGGCGTTGACGCCGATCCGCAGGCTGACCCCGGCCTCGGTGGCGGCCTGGGCGATCTCCTTGACCTGGTCGTCGAAGGCCTTGATGTTGCCCGGATTGACCCGGACGGCGGCGCAGCCGGCCTCGATCGCGGCGAACACGTACCGCGGCTGGAAATGGATGTCGGCGATCACCGGGATCTGGCTCTTACTTGCGATCGCCGGCAGCGCGGCCGCGTCGTCGGCACTGGGTACGGCGACCCGGACGATGTCGCAGCCGGCGGCGGTCAGCTCGGCGATCTGCTGCAGGGTCGAGTTGATATCAGCGGTCAGGGTGGTGGTCATCGACTGGACACTGACCGGGGCGTCACCGCCGACCTCGACCTTGCCGACCTTGATCTTGCGGGTCTTCCGCCGGGGCGCCAGGGTCTCCGGCGGCATGGCGGGCAGTCCCAGGTTGATCGCTGTCATCAGTTCGTCTCTCCACTCACTCAGAACAAGGTGATCGGGTCGATCAGGTCGGCCAGGATCAGCACGACCCCGCTGACCGCGATCACCGCACCTACAACATAGGCGACCGGCAGCATCTTCGCGGTGTCGGCGTGGCCGGGATCGGGCCGGCCGAGGACCCGGGCCAGCCAGCGCCGGATCCCCTCGTACAGTGCGCCGGCGATGTGTCCACCGTCCAACGGCATCAGCGGCACGAAATTGAACAGGGCCAGGAACAGGTTGACCGAGCCGAGCAGCAAGAACATCTGCGCGGCCTTGGTCGGCACGTCGATCTTGTCGGTGGCGCTCACCTCGCCGGCGATCCGGCTGGCGCCGACGATGCTCATCGGCCCGTTCTCGTCCCGCGGCTTGCCGGTGACCAGGTTGGCGGCGGTGTTGTAGACCTTGACCGGGAATCGGATGATCGCGTGGAAGGACTGCTCGGTCATCGACCACATCTGGCCGAGGACGGCGACCGGGCCGCCCTTGACCAGCTCCGAACGCGGCGAGACTCCGAGGAAACCGGCTTCGATCACCTTCGACGGATCGGTCGGCGACTGGACGCCGTTGATCACCGTGTGCACCGGCTTCAGGGCGACCGTCCTGCCGTCCCGCTGCACGCCGATCCTGGCGACGCCGTCGCGGTTGGTACGGATCAGTTCCGACAACTGGTCCCAGCTGCCGACCTGCTGACCGTTGAACGTGGTGATCACGTCGCCGACCCGCAGGCCTGCCTGCTTGGCCGGGGTCGGCGGGTCGGACGGCCGACAGGTCAGGTCGCCGCTGGTCTGCCGGGCGGCCGAGATCACACAGTCGTTGACGACGGCGACCTGCAGGGTCGTCTTCGGCATCCCGTAGGCAAGGCTGACGCCGAGCAGGATCAGGAAGGCCAGGATGATGTTCATCCCCGGGCCCCCGATCATGATGATCAACTTCTGCCAGGTCTTCTTCTGGTAGAAGAGTCGGCCGTCATCCTCGGGTTTGATGTCCTCCCACTCGGCCTCCCGGGCCTGGTCGGCGATCGACTGGAAGATCCCGGTACGGGCCTGCCGGACCTTGCCCGACTTCGGATCCGGCGGATACATCCCGACGAAGCGGCAGTAGCCGCCCAGCGGGATCGCCTTGACGCCGTACTCGGTCTCGCCGCGGCGGGTCGACCAGAGCGTCCGCCCGAAGCCGACCATGTATTGCGTGGTCTTGACGCCGAACAGCTTGCCGGGGATCAGATGGCCCACCTCGTGCAGGGCGACCGAGGCCATGATCATGGCGAAGAACACGACCGCGCCGGCGAGATAGATCAGGATGTGCACGCTCGCCTCACTCTCGCGTGTCCGTTCCTCAGCACTGCTCTCCCCTGCATCACGTCTGGCTGCATCACGTCTGGTTGGATCGGGTCCGGTTGGGTCAGCTCCGGCACAGCTCGGCGGCCCGTCGACGTGCCCAGCCGTCGGACTCCAGGACCGCCTCGACGGTGAGGTCGCTGCTCGAGGTCCATCGCGATCCTACGTCGGAGCCGTCCTCGACCCCATCTCGGCGGCCCGCCTGCGGCTGTGAATCGGCCAATTCTTCCCCGAGATGCTGATCGACCACCTCGGTGACGATGTCGATGATCCGGGTGAA
Protein-coding sequences here:
- the ispG gene encoding flavodoxin-dependent (E)-4-hydroxy-3-methylbut-2-enyl-diphosphate synthase, producing the protein MTAINLGLPAMPPETLAPRRKTRKIKVGKVEVGGDAPVSVQSMTTTLTADINSTLQQIAELTAAGCDIVRVAVPSADDAAALPAIASKSQIPVIADIHFQPRYVFAAIEAGCAAVRVNPGNIKAFDDQVKEIAQAATEAGVSLRIGVNAGSLDKRLLAKHGKATPEALVESALWEASLFEEHGFRDFKISVKHHDPVVMVKAYEQLAEQCDYPLHLGVTEAGPAFQGTIKSATAFGALLSKGIGDTIRVSLSAPPVEEVKVGIKILESLNLRPRKLEIVSCPSCGRAQVDVYKLADEVTAGLEGLTVPLRVAVMGCVVNGPGEAREADLGVASGNGKGQIFVHGEVIKTVKESQIVETLIEEAMRLAEDMPEVEGSPEVSVG
- a CDS encoding M50 family metallopeptidase, translating into MHILIYLAGAVVFFAMIMASVALHEVGHLIPGKLFGVKTTQYMVGFGRTLWSTRRGETEYGVKAIPLGGYCRFVGMYPPDPKSGKVRQARTGIFQSIADQAREAEWEDIKPEDDGRLFYQKKTWQKLIIMIGGPGMNIILAFLILLGVSLAYGMPKTTLQVAVVNDCVISAARQTSGDLTCRPSDPPTPAKQAGLRVGDVITTFNGQQVGSWDQLSELIRTNRDGVARIGVQRDGRTVALKPVHTVINGVQSPTDPSKVIEAGFLGVSPRSELVKGGPVAVLGQMWSMTEQSFHAIIRFPVKVYNTAANLVTGKPRDENGPMSIVGASRIAGEVSATDKIDVPTKAAQMFLLLGSVNLFLALFNFVPLMPLDGGHIAGALYEGIRRWLARVLGRPDPGHADTAKMLPVAYVVGAVIAVSGVVLILADLIDPITLF